In Festucalex cinctus isolate MCC-2025b chromosome 1, RoL_Fcin_1.0, whole genome shotgun sequence, the sequence TTTGGCATTGGTCTGTGtacaacgcttttttttttaaatcactaaatTACTTAAATGCATGCATTtattaggacaaaaaaaaaaaaaaaaaaagaagctctgaTGGTCTACCTGACTCATCTGACCATGAAGAGGGATAGCAGTGATGCCCAGGTTCCTCAACAAGAGCGCCACCCGCTGTGCACTGTTGCAGGTGCTGCAGAAAATAATGAAGGAGTTGCCTGCCAGCTCGTTCAGGATAGACACCAGATAACAATCctggcgcacacacacacaaagcacaACCATAATCTGTGTTAGCAAACAGTCGTCTTTGTATTTCACCTTTAAATGTTTGGTGAGGAGTGCCGTAAAACCAGCATGTATACACAAACAAAGTATGCTACCTTGTATTTTGACGGTATGAAGATGTAATACTGCTGCAGTTTATCTACTGTGGAGTACTTGGTAGAAACGGCACACTTGACTGGGTCTTTCAGTGCTGCCCTCTGTAGTTTCTGGACCTGTAGACAATCAAAAGGATGGTCAAAGTCATAGCGTGTGACTGCAAATGTGTAATTAAAAGTGCCTGGACTCGGGgcaaaataaagatgacttgacttgacttattgtACTTTTGCTGAAAAAACACTTTAGAGTCCAACAtgagaaaaatccaatttgatcataaTATTTAAcggtaaatggagtgcacttaaAGCAACAAACGCAAGATTATGATCTTACGTTTGCTAAGCCTGACATATATTCACTtgtttcattcaaaaatattgagTTGTTGCAGCATAATATCAACCCCACAgaaagtttttttaaatgactttatGGACCAGGATCCCACGCTGTCACCCTGATGTTTTGGTCCATTTTAAATCGATCCACGCCATGAGTACTGATTATCGCTTCGTTCTTGCTAGCTAATGCTTAGCGAGTTTGTTTCTAAAGTCCGCCAGCCAGCGTCCACATTTTCAAACTCCCTTTCGTCTGTTAAGTGCATTGTGGCCAACTACAAGGAATCTGGGTCGGTTATTGCACACTTTGATGGCGTAAAACCGTAGTAATGGTCCTCAAGGCAAATGCTGGATGTTTTAGCCTGCATGCTACTTGCTCTAATAGAAGCTACAAGATACCGCCTTGTCTTGGTGGTGACAAGCCATGTGGCATCTTGCGTGTGTTTGGCTTCAATAAATCCACAAGAACTCTTATTTCTTTTGCGATTTCGACGCAGATTGTTTTGCTACTAACATCAAACGTGCAATGATACAAGTCACATGCCATTTGGGGCTTTAACAGATAGACCATCGCAGGACCCCCTGTTCAACATTGCAGCCACTCAAGAGTAAAGGGGCTTCCATGTGGCGCagctgaatataaaaaaaaaacaaaaacaaaaactggagAGCAACAAAGGAAATTGCAGTCCACAGGTTTACTTTATTAATAGGAAACCAAAACAGTCGGCTTCTTGGCGCTACCACGCGTCACAATTACGCATGCACGGCCAACGAAAAAGTGCTGCATcggaacaacaaaaacaaggaggcgCCACCCTGTGGCACGGTGCCACACTGCGGTTTGTTTCATACTTCAGTGACCAGTCGGAAAACACATTCTCTGACAACATAACAGATGGTAGTTCAATGTGGCTCGCTTTACGAGCACCTCTTGTTTTAAATCCGTTTCTGTCAAAGTGTCAAAATGCACCTGTGCTAAACGGTACCTTTCCTGTGACGTCACACCATTTGATCCGAGTCCTCAAATTCTAATTTGAGTGTTAATTTACCATGCCCTCTCGAATGAATAACCGAATTACCACCCATTTGTGCACAGCTTTAGTAATTACCTTTTTAGTCATGGTTGCAGAGAAAAGGAAGGTGCGCCTATCCCTGGGAATCACCTTCAAGATTTTATCCACCTGGTTTAAACAAGCACACTCATGTCATCATGGATAAAATACTTGCAACTGAAAGATGAATAAATGGCTGTATTTGCAAATTGCAATGCtgttgaacaacaacaaattctgTTTCGGGGAGAAGTTTAATGACCCACCTCGGTCTCAAAGTCCATGTTGAGGATTCGGTCCGCTTCATCCATGACAAGGAACTTCAGCGCTCGCAAGTTGAAGCCCTTGGTGTTCTCCAAGTGATCCATCAGTCGACCGGGTGTGGCTGCAAAAATGTATGTGTATTAGACATGACACAGTTTCCTTCATGTTCCTTGCTAGATGGATTCATTCTTTTCATTTTGACTGTCAATTTCCTTTACCTTTTAGATATGTTAcggataggggtgttaaaaaaaaatagattcggcaatatatcgcaatactacatcgcgcgattctcgaatcgattaaattttattatttttttgtgtgtgtgtgtgtttgaatcgatttttaaacttccatttttaatggaaaaatattcaacaaaacgtctgacttcgggttaggattcacaccttgagcatggaagaatgttatatgaacggaacattaagccttaatattttattttaatgctgttcaaacatgaaacagattacaacctctataagactgaaatttcagataaataaataatacattttcatataaatcttacactctacaagcttactgattagtattttctaaatttgaatgaaaaaaaatcgcaacaatcgacttataaattcgtatcgggattaatcggtatcgaatcgaatcgtgacctgtgaatcgtgatacgaatcgaatcgtcaggtactaggcaattcacacccctagttacggacattattttttattttaccaaaacctctctttcttttttttttgttttattctcatGTCTGCAGCTAGCATtgcaaatgaaaatgtgttccaAATTACCTTACATggataaataaaagttaaataaacttTAGCGATTCTTTTGTCAAATCCCATTGAGTgagaaaatgaaataatataaatggGTTTGTTTGCGTTAACTCCTTAATTTAAGATAAAGACAATCCATTAAGCCCACATAATGTATGCCCTCATAATTTGTAATGCATCTGTAGGAAGAAAGTGggatgggtttaaaaaaaaaaaaaaaaaaaaaaaagaaagaaaagaaaagattccCATACCTAATAAGGGCCCACTGAGGGAAAAATGTAAAACGATATGAGTCTTGAAATACAATTTAACATCCCCATTCCAAAAGAACATCTTACCAATGACAATGTGTGGTTTCTTGGCCAACACCAAAGACTGCGACATCATGTCAATTCCTCCAACTACAAcagctgcaaaaaataaaaaataaaaatccaaaacattGGTTTAAGACTGAATCGTTGTCTATGCTGTTGTCGACCATCCATCTTTAACAAGACGCATACCACACTTGACGCCAATGCTTGAACCCAGGGCTTCAAACTGCTCTGAGATTTGAAAGGCCAACTCTCTGGTGGGTGTGAGGACGAGGGTATGAAGCCTCTGGGGTGAGGCCAATAGTGACTGGAGGATGGGCAGAGCAAAGGCACCCGTCTTTCCTGAACCAGTCTCAGCCAAGCCAATGACATCCTTGCCTTCACGCCatgaagaagaggaaaaaatgtgaaatattaaCATGATACCGCAACATGACTTCACGGCAAAGTGAAAAATAACGATGAGTAACTAGTAACTAGGGCTGTGAATCTTTGACTcatgattcgatttgattacgatttttgggtctacgattcgattcagaatcgattttcgattcaagcgattttcgattcaaaattatttgattgacaaatgatttctgcttcaatttacagatatgcacaacattgtcatgatctactccagtctgctttgtaagacaaaataacaaatagagacatgaaagggtctttctttttttgttttgtgaaaacatttattaattttgtattgtaggcctaagtgcctttttccacaaaaacagcatgtggctaCAAttgcttcttcatttctaatttaaataaaatcgatttttggatattaatatcgattcaattTGGTTAagaaatgagaatctcgattcttttatgaatcgattttttggctcACCCCTACTAGTCCTTATTAAGAATGTTATGATATATGACTTTATGAGAAAATACCTTAATAATTGTGGCATAATCTCATGGGCAACATTACACTGGAAGAAAAGTAATAACGCTACAAATAAGCTCAAATGATTATAGTATGCACATTGGGTCATTCCATGTAGATCCCAGAAGAATTTCCtattcattaaattttaagGTATGGTTGGAAATGGAAGGAAAAGATCAGAACACCTCTATTACACAGAGATTTAAACCACTGTGACTGCAGCCAGCTACAACTGTAAATTTTCAGGAAAGACTAAACATTCAAAATTCAATATGTACAgagcaatgtttaaaaaaaaaaaaaagtaatttgatgCTAACTTATAGTTTGGGGGGCATCGAATGTCACGACTTACCTTGCAGAGCCACTGGTACAGCTTCAATCTGAATCTTTGTTGGAGTCTTCCATCCCAGCAAATCACAAGCCTCGCACAG encodes:
- the ddx47 gene encoding putative ATP-dependent RNA helicase DDX47 — protein: MVGGKKSMADVCEGSSKPNTDAEIHEESSSDDDHTNDNSGENKEAVKTFRDLGITDVLCEACDLLGWKTPTKIQIEAVPVALQGKDVIGLAETGSGKTGAFALPILQSLLASPQRLHTLVLTPTRELAFQISEQFEALGSSIGVKCAVVVGGIDMMSQSLVLAKKPHIVIATPGRLMDHLENTKGFNLRALKFLVMDEADRILNMDFETEVDKILKVIPRDRRTFLFSATMTKKVQKLQRAALKDPVKCAVSTKYSTVDKLQQYYIFIPSKYKDCYLVSILNELAGNSFIIFCSTCNSAQRVALLLRNLGITAIPLHGQMSQNKRLGALNKFKAKSRSVLLATDVASRGLDIPHVDCVINYDIPTHSKDYIHRVGRTARAGRSGKSITFVTQYDVELFQRIESLIGKKLPAFPTHEEEVMMLVERVSEAQRFARLEMKEQGEKRKRPKDRAGDEDDTEQASGVRKKVKGGPGAGRGGGKKRGGAAWRGGRRGL